A genomic window from Sorex araneus isolate mSorAra2 chromosome 2, mSorAra2.pri, whole genome shotgun sequence includes:
- the MSL2 gene encoding E3 ubiquitin-protein ligase MSL2 isoform X2, which yields MMMKPSCSWCKDYEQFEENKQLSILVNCYKKLCEYITQTTLARDIIEAVDCSSDILALLNDGSLFCEETEKPSDSSFTLCLTHSPLPSTSEPTTDPQASLSPISESTLSIAIGSSVINGLPTYNGLSIDRFGINIPSPEHSNTIDVCNTVDIKTEDLSDSLPPVCDTVATDLCSTGIDICSFSEDIKPGDSLLLSVEEVLRSLETVSNTEVCCPNLQPNLEATVSNGPFLQLSSQSLSHNVFMSTSPALHGLSCTAATPKVAKLNRKRSRSESDSEKVQPLPISTIIRGPTLGASAPVTVKRESKISLQPIATVPNGGTTPKISKTVLLSTKSMKKSHEHGSKKSHSKTKPGILKKDKTVKEKIPSHHFMPGSPTKTVYKKPQEKKGCKCGRATQNPSVLTCRGQRCPCYSNRKACLDCICRGCQNSYMANGEKKLEAFAVPEKALEQTRLTLGINVTSIAVRNASTSTSVINVTGSPVTTFLAASTHDDKSLDEAIDMRFDC from the coding sequence ATGATGATGAAACCGTCCTGTAGTTGGTGCAAAGACTATGAGCAGTTTGAGGAAAATAAGCAGTTAAGCATCCTAGTGAATTGCTACAAAAAACTATGTGAATATATAACACAGACTACATTGGCACGGGATATAATAGAAGCAGTCGACTGTTCTTCTGATATTTTGGCTTTGCTTAATGATGGATCATTGTTTTGTGAGGAGACAGAAAAACCCTCAGATTCATCCTTTACTCTGTGTTTGACACATTCCCCTTTACCTTCAACCTCAGAACCCACAACTGATCCTCAAGCTAGTTTATCTCCAATATCAGAAAGCACTCTCAGCATTGCTATTGGCAGTTCTGTTATCAATGGTTTGCCTACTTATAATGGGCTTTCAATAGATAGATTTGGTATAAATATTCCTTCACCTGAACATTCAAATACGATTGATGTATGTAACACTGTTGACATAAAAACTGAGGATCTATCTGACAGCCTGCCACCTGTCTGTGATACAGTAGCCACTGACTTGTGCTCTACAGGCATTGATATCTGCAGCTTCAGTGAAGATATAAAACCTGGTGACTCTCTGTTACTGAGTGTGGAGGAAGTACTCCGGAGTTTAGAAACTGTTTCAAATACAGAGGTCTGTTGTCCTAATTTGCAGCCCAATTTGGAAGCCACTGTATCCAATGGACCTTTTCTGCAGCTTTCTTCTCAGTCTCTTAGCCATAACGTTTTTATGTCCACCAGTCCTGCACTTCATGGGTTATCATGTACAGCAGCAACACCGAAGGTAGCAAAATTGAATAGAAAACGATCCAGATCAGAAAGTGACAGTGAGAAAGTTCAGCCACTTCCAATTTCTACCATTATTCGAGGCCCAACATTAGGGGCATCTGCTCCTGTGACAGTGAAACGTGAGAGCAAAATTTCTCTTCAGCCTATAGCAACTGTTCCCAATGGAGGCACAACACCCAAGATCAGCAAAACTGTACTTTTGTCGACTAAAAGCATGAAAAAGAGTCATGAACATGGATCTAAGAAATCTCACTCTAAAACCAAGCCAGGTATTCTTAAAAAGGACAAAACAGTAAAGGAGAAGATTCCTAGTCATCATTTTATGCCAGGAAGTCCTACCAAGACTGTGTACAAAAAACCCCAGGAAAAGAAAGGGTGTAAATGTGGGCGTGCTACTCAAAATCCAAGTGTTCTTACATGCCGCGGCCAACGCTGCCCTTGCTACTCTAATCGCAAAGCCTGCTTAGATTGTATATGTCGTGGCTGCCAAAACTCCTATATGGCCAATGGGGAGAAGAAGCTGGAGGCATTTGCTGTGCCAGAAAAGGCTTTAGAGCAGACCAGGCTCACTTTGGGCATTAATGTGACTAGCATTGCTGTGCGTAATGCTAGTACCAGCACCAGTGTAATTAATGTCACAGGGTCCCCAGTAACGACGTTTTTAGCTGCCAGTACACATGACGACAAAAGTTTGGATGAAGCTATAGATATGAGATTCGACTGTTAA
- the MSL2 gene encoding E3 ubiquitin-protein ligase MSL2 isoform X1 yields MNPVNATALYISASRLVLNYDPGDPKAFTEINRLLPYFRQSLSCCVCGHLLQDPIAPTNSTCQHYVCKTCKGKKMMMKPSCSWCKDYEQFEENKQLSILVNCYKKLCEYITQTTLARDIIEAVDCSSDILALLNDGSLFCEETEKPSDSSFTLCLTHSPLPSTSEPTTDPQASLSPISESTLSIAIGSSVINGLPTYNGLSIDRFGINIPSPEHSNTIDVCNTVDIKTEDLSDSLPPVCDTVATDLCSTGIDICSFSEDIKPGDSLLLSVEEVLRSLETVSNTEVCCPNLQPNLEATVSNGPFLQLSSQSLSHNVFMSTSPALHGLSCTAATPKVAKLNRKRSRSESDSEKVQPLPISTIIRGPTLGASAPVTVKRESKISLQPIATVPNGGTTPKISKTVLLSTKSMKKSHEHGSKKSHSKTKPGILKKDKTVKEKIPSHHFMPGSPTKTVYKKPQEKKGCKCGRATQNPSVLTCRGQRCPCYSNRKACLDCICRGCQNSYMANGEKKLEAFAVPEKALEQTRLTLGINVTSIAVRNASTSTSVINVTGSPVTTFLAASTHDDKSLDEAIDMRFDC; encoded by the coding sequence GACATTTGCTGCAAGATCCCATTGCACCCACCAACTCCACCTGCCAACATTATGTCTGCAAAACTTGCAAAGGCAAGAAAATGATGATGAAACCGTCCTGTAGTTGGTGCAAAGACTATGAGCAGTTTGAGGAAAATAAGCAGTTAAGCATCCTAGTGAATTGCTACAAAAAACTATGTGAATATATAACACAGACTACATTGGCACGGGATATAATAGAAGCAGTCGACTGTTCTTCTGATATTTTGGCTTTGCTTAATGATGGATCATTGTTTTGTGAGGAGACAGAAAAACCCTCAGATTCATCCTTTACTCTGTGTTTGACACATTCCCCTTTACCTTCAACCTCAGAACCCACAACTGATCCTCAAGCTAGTTTATCTCCAATATCAGAAAGCACTCTCAGCATTGCTATTGGCAGTTCTGTTATCAATGGTTTGCCTACTTATAATGGGCTTTCAATAGATAGATTTGGTATAAATATTCCTTCACCTGAACATTCAAATACGATTGATGTATGTAACACTGTTGACATAAAAACTGAGGATCTATCTGACAGCCTGCCACCTGTCTGTGATACAGTAGCCACTGACTTGTGCTCTACAGGCATTGATATCTGCAGCTTCAGTGAAGATATAAAACCTGGTGACTCTCTGTTACTGAGTGTGGAGGAAGTACTCCGGAGTTTAGAAACTGTTTCAAATACAGAGGTCTGTTGTCCTAATTTGCAGCCCAATTTGGAAGCCACTGTATCCAATGGACCTTTTCTGCAGCTTTCTTCTCAGTCTCTTAGCCATAACGTTTTTATGTCCACCAGTCCTGCACTTCATGGGTTATCATGTACAGCAGCAACACCGAAGGTAGCAAAATTGAATAGAAAACGATCCAGATCAGAAAGTGACAGTGAGAAAGTTCAGCCACTTCCAATTTCTACCATTATTCGAGGCCCAACATTAGGGGCATCTGCTCCTGTGACAGTGAAACGTGAGAGCAAAATTTCTCTTCAGCCTATAGCAACTGTTCCCAATGGAGGCACAACACCCAAGATCAGCAAAACTGTACTTTTGTCGACTAAAAGCATGAAAAAGAGTCATGAACATGGATCTAAGAAATCTCACTCTAAAACCAAGCCAGGTATTCTTAAAAAGGACAAAACAGTAAAGGAGAAGATTCCTAGTCATCATTTTATGCCAGGAAGTCCTACCAAGACTGTGTACAAAAAACCCCAGGAAAAGAAAGGGTGTAAATGTGGGCGTGCTACTCAAAATCCAAGTGTTCTTACATGCCGCGGCCAACGCTGCCCTTGCTACTCTAATCGCAAAGCCTGCTTAGATTGTATATGTCGTGGCTGCCAAAACTCCTATATGGCCAATGGGGAGAAGAAGCTGGAGGCATTTGCTGTGCCAGAAAAGGCTTTAGAGCAGACCAGGCTCACTTTGGGCATTAATGTGACTAGCATTGCTGTGCGTAATGCTAGTACCAGCACCAGTGTAATTAATGTCACAGGGTCCCCAGTAACGACGTTTTTAGCTGCCAGTACACATGACGACAAAAGTTTGGATGAAGCTATAGATATGAGATTCGACTGTTAA